One window of the Babesia microti strain RI chromosome IV, complete genome genome contains the following:
- a CDS encoding hypothetical protein (overlaps_old_locusTagID:BBM_III07880) has protein sequence MPVYPNGNDDDSLTPNELSEIIKRHNSTTSVASNIKSRIDKLCEFGVDLECINDNNKQEFISRVAAYLNNYKYKSHDRQIIQQLQMFGLTAPQAYNAVSLPVLTTEDVSAIVGTDDTQISNEVAEMVVKLIRDNLGNLDSQTK, from the coding sequence ATGCCTGTGTATCCCAATGGcaatgatgatgatagTTTGACCCCGAATGAATTAAGCGAAATAATCAAAAGGCACAATTCAACTACATCAGTGGCATCAAATATAAAGAGCAGAATTGATAAGCTATGCGAATTTGGCGTAGATTTGGAATGCATCAATGACAATAACAAACAAGAGTTTATATCGCGGGTTGCAGCATATCTCAATAATTACAAGTACAAATCACACGACCGTCAAATAATTCAGCAACTACAAATGTTTGGGTTAACAGCGCCACAGGCCTACAATGCAGTCTCGCTGCCTGTACTAACAACGGAAGATGTCAGTGCAATTGTTGGGACTGATGACACTCAAATTAGCAATGAAGTTGCGGAAATGgttgtaaaattgataagAGATAATTTGGGCAATTTGGATTCGCAGACCAAATAG